Proteins encoded within one genomic window of Bradyrhizobium sp. CB1717:
- a CDS encoding Gfo/Idh/MocA family oxidoreductase, with translation MNLFRLLQARASAGKPVRVALIGAGKFGSMFLAQVPHTPGLEVPIIVDIDRERAREACRTVGWDADRIARTVFTDDGARAIAGGAMDVVVEATGNPAVGIRHARAAIAAGKHVVMVNVEADVLAGPLLAEEARKAGVVYSLAYGDQPALTAEMVDWARATGFHVVAAGKGTKYLPAYHDVTPDGIWQHYGLTAGEAQSAGMNPQMFNSFLDGTKSAIEMAAIANACGLDVPTEGLLFPPCGVDDLPHIMRPRSRGGVLERSGVVEVVSSLERDGRPVFRDLRWGVYVVLEAPNDYAADCFKQYGLKTDASGRFAAMYKPYHLIGLELNISILSAALRGEATGQAFGFRGDVAAVAKRNLRAGEMLDGEGGYTVWGKLVPAAASLKAGALPIGLAHRLKLKHDVAHGEIVRWSDVEFDANNETIRTRKAMEAAFAKEG, from the coding sequence ATGAACCTCTTCCGCCTCCTGCAAGCCCGCGCGTCCGCCGGCAAGCCTGTCCGTGTCGCGCTGATCGGCGCCGGCAAATTCGGCTCGATGTTCCTCGCACAGGTGCCGCATACGCCGGGACTCGAGGTGCCCATCATCGTCGACATCGACCGGGAGCGCGCGCGCGAGGCGTGCCGCACCGTGGGCTGGGACGCTGATCGCATCGCCCGCACCGTGTTCACCGATGACGGCGCGCGCGCCATCGCCGGCGGGGCGATGGACGTGGTGGTCGAAGCGACCGGCAATCCCGCCGTCGGCATCCGCCATGCGCGCGCCGCGATCGCGGCGGGCAAGCATGTCGTGATGGTCAATGTCGAAGCGGACGTGCTGGCGGGCCCGCTGCTCGCCGAGGAGGCGCGGAAAGCGGGCGTGGTCTATTCGCTCGCCTATGGCGACCAGCCGGCGCTGACCGCTGAGATGGTCGACTGGGCTCGCGCCACCGGCTTTCACGTCGTCGCCGCCGGCAAGGGCACAAAATATCTGCCGGCCTATCACGACGTGACGCCCGACGGCATCTGGCAGCATTACGGCCTGACCGCGGGCGAAGCGCAGTCGGCCGGCATGAACCCGCAGATGTTCAACTCCTTTCTCGACGGCACCAAATCGGCGATCGAGATGGCCGCGATTGCGAACGCCTGCGGCCTCGACGTGCCGACGGAGGGATTGCTGTTTCCGCCCTGCGGCGTGGACGATTTGCCGCACATCATGCGGCCGCGCTCGCGCGGCGGCGTGCTGGAGCGGTCCGGCGTGGTGGAAGTGGTCTCTTCGCTCGAGCGCGACGGACGGCCGGTGTTTCGCGACCTGCGCTGGGGCGTCTATGTCGTGCTGGAAGCGCCGAACGACTACGCCGCCGACTGCTTCAAGCAATACGGGCTGAAGACCGACGCCAGCGGGCGCTTTGCCGCAATGTACAAGCCCTATCACCTGATCGGACTCGAGCTGAACATCTCGATCCTGTCGGCCGCGCTGCGCGGCGAGGCTACCGGCCAGGCTTTCGGCTTCCGCGGCGACGTCGCCGCCGTGGCCAAGCGCAATTTGCGCGCGGGCGAGATGCTCGATGGCGAAGGCGGCTATACGGTGTGGGGCAAGCTGGTGCCGGCCGCCGCGAGCCTGAAGGCGGGCGCCCTGCCGATCGGCCTCGCACATCGTCTGAAGCTGAAGCACGACGTCGCTCATGGCGAGATCGTGCGCTGGAGCGACGTCGAGTTCGATGCGAACAACGAGACGATCCGGACACGGAAGGCGATGGAGGCGGCGTTCGCGAAGGAGGGGTAG
- a CDS encoding phytanoyl-CoA dioxygenase family protein yields MKLSQEQLEFFQREGWLFLPELFSQEEVDLLAREAVGIYDANRPEVWREKSGAPRTAFAAHLYNEAFRTLGAHPRMIEPVEQLFGEPVYMHQFKINAKSAFTGDVWQWHQDYGTWKRDDGMPEPRAMNIAIFLDEVMPINGPLMLVPRSQNAGDLEASHDLATTSYPLWTLDEDTVTRLVKQGGIVAPTGKPGGMLMFHGNLVHGSSGNITPYPRKIVYLTLNAVSNYIRTPTRPEYIAHRDFAPIRTVDDDALVRLARTPRQAAE; encoded by the coding sequence ATGAAACTGTCCCAGGAGCAATTGGAGTTCTTCCAGCGCGAGGGCTGGCTGTTCCTGCCCGAGCTGTTCAGCCAGGAGGAGGTCGATTTGCTCGCGCGCGAGGCGGTCGGCATCTACGACGCCAACCGGCCGGAGGTCTGGCGCGAGAAGAGCGGCGCGCCGCGCACGGCCTTTGCCGCGCATCTCTACAACGAGGCCTTTCGCACTCTCGGCGCGCATCCGCGCATGATCGAGCCGGTCGAGCAATTGTTCGGCGAACCCGTCTACATGCACCAGTTCAAGATCAACGCGAAATCGGCCTTCACCGGCGACGTCTGGCAATGGCACCAGGACTACGGCACCTGGAAGCGCGACGACGGCATGCCGGAGCCGCGCGCGATGAACATCGCGATCTTCCTCGACGAGGTGATGCCGATCAACGGCCCCCTGATGCTGGTGCCGCGCAGCCAGAACGCCGGCGATCTCGAAGCCTCGCACGACCTCGCCACCACCTCCTATCCGCTGTGGACGCTGGACGAGGACACCGTGACGCGCCTCGTCAAGCAGGGTGGCATCGTCGCGCCCACCGGCAAGCCCGGCGGCATGCTGATGTTCCACGGCAATCTCGTGCATGGCTCCAGCGGCAACATCACGCCCTACCCGCGCAAGATCGTGTACCTGACGCTGAACGCGGTCTCGAACTACATCCGCACGCCGACGCGGCCGGAATACATCGCGCATCGCGATTTCGCGCCGATCAGGACGGTGGACGACGATGCGCTGGTGCGGCTTGCGCGAACGCCGCGACAGGCCGCGGAGTAA
- a CDS encoding GntR family transcriptional regulator — protein MIPLDPLPNLIDQVYARILEAISDRTLQPGQRIRQNELADKLGVSRQPVSHALHLLHRQGLVAESGRRGFEVTQLDPSRIRQLYEVRGAIDALAARLAAQRAAGDAAGRARLETALAAGRGIDRTTSLAELIALDVEFHRAIYQLAGNPVIEETIAPQWPHMRRSMATVLSELDYRDSAWAEHTDIAGHILSGDAKAAERAALAHAQTAGRLTEERLRATDAAAA, from the coding sequence GTGATTCCACTCGACCCGCTCCCGAACCTGATCGACCAGGTCTATGCGCGCATCCTGGAGGCGATCTCCGACCGCACGCTTCAGCCCGGCCAGCGCATCCGGCAGAACGAGCTGGCCGACAAGCTCGGCGTCTCGCGCCAGCCGGTGTCGCATGCGCTGCATCTGTTGCACCGGCAGGGTCTCGTCGCCGAAAGCGGCAGGCGCGGCTTTGAAGTCACCCAGCTCGATCCCTCACGCATCCGCCAGCTCTACGAGGTGCGCGGCGCCATCGATGCGCTCGCGGCGCGGCTTGCCGCTCAGCGTGCTGCGGGCGATGCGGCGGGACGCGCGCGACTGGAGACGGCGCTCGCCGCCGGACGCGGCATCGACCGCACCACGTCGCTCGCCGAGCTCATCGCGCTCGACGTCGAATTTCATCGCGCGATCTATCAGCTCGCCGGCAATCCCGTGATCGAGGAGACCATCGCGCCGCAATGGCCGCATATGCGCCGCTCGATGGCGACCGTGCTGTCGGAGCTCGACTATCGCGACAGCGCCTGGGCGGAGCATACCGATATTGCCGGACACATTCTGAGCGGGGACGCGAAGGCCGCCGAACGCGCTGCGCTTGCGCACGCGCAGACGGCGGGACGGCTGACCGAGGAGAGATTGAGGGCAACGGACGCCGCGGCGGCGTAG
- a CDS encoding M20/M25/M40 family metallo-hydrolase: MKTRFIPMLAVLGFVAGSTTALAAADEKLKAAAEQEKAPLIETLRDMVMIESGSSDVEGLKKMADFTEGRLKALGAATERRKTTAGAGADIVIATFKGTGTRKLMLIAHMDTVYQRGILASEPYRVDGTKIFGPGIADDKGGIAVVLHALKMLKDAGWNDYTTLTVSFNPDEEVGSIGSGEIIAELADQHDVVLSCEPTAASPPAKNDSLLLGASGTATGVLKVKGRAAHAGAAPDRGRNALIELSHQLLQTQDVAKSIPGTQLNWTTAKAGTVRNQIPEDAEAGADIRLTIPDGIARLQAALDEKIKDRLVPDTETTMKIVAGRPPFVASDRGRALAEMGQAIYAEIDRKLDIAEMTGGATDAGYANRSGKAVVVESFGLAGFGYHARDEFIDTNSIVPRLYLMSRMLIEQGKKK, encoded by the coding sequence ATGAAAACCCGGTTCATTCCCATGCTCGCCGTGCTCGGCTTCGTTGCCGGCAGCACCACCGCGCTCGCGGCCGCCGACGAGAAGCTGAAGGCCGCGGCCGAGCAGGAGAAGGCGCCGCTGATCGAGACCTTGCGCGACATGGTGATGATCGAGAGCGGCAGCAGCGACGTCGAGGGCCTGAAGAAGATGGCCGACTTCACCGAAGGACGCCTGAAGGCGCTCGGCGCCGCCACGGAGCGGCGCAAGACCACGGCAGGCGCCGGTGCCGACATAGTGATCGCGACGTTCAAGGGCACGGGCACGCGGAAGCTGATGCTGATCGCGCATATGGACACGGTCTATCAGCGCGGCATCCTTGCGAGCGAGCCCTATCGTGTCGATGGCACGAAGATCTTCGGCCCCGGCATCGCCGACGACAAGGGCGGCATCGCCGTGGTGCTGCATGCGCTCAAGATGCTGAAGGACGCCGGCTGGAACGATTACACCACGCTCACGGTGTCATTCAATCCGGACGAGGAGGTCGGCTCGATCGGGTCGGGCGAGATCATCGCCGAACTCGCCGACCAGCACGACGTCGTGCTCTCCTGCGAGCCGACGGCGGCCTCGCCGCCGGCGAAGAACGACTCGCTGCTATTGGGTGCCAGCGGCACCGCGACGGGCGTCCTGAAGGTGAAGGGCCGCGCGGCGCATGCCGGCGCCGCACCCGATCGCGGCCGCAACGCGCTGATCGAGCTCTCGCATCAACTGCTGCAGACGCAGGACGTCGCCAAGTCGATCCCGGGCACCCAGCTCAACTGGACGACGGCGAAGGCCGGCACGGTGCGCAATCAGATTCCGGAAGATGCCGAGGCCGGCGCCGACATCCGTCTCACCATTCCTGACGGCATCGCCAGGCTCCAGGCGGCGCTGGACGAGAAGATCAAGGATCGCCTCGTGCCGGACACCGAGACCACCATGAAGATCGTGGCCGGCCGTCCGCCCTTCGTCGCCAGCGACCGCGGCCGCGCGCTGGCCGAGATGGGACAGGCGATCTATGCCGAGATCGACCGCAAGCTCGACATCGCCGAGATGACCGGCGGCGCCACCGATGCCGGCTATGCCAATCGCAGCGGCAAGGCGGTGGTGGTCGAGAGCTTCGGCCTTGCCGGCTTCGGCTATCACGCCCGCGACGAGTTCATCGACACCAACTCGATCGTGCCGCGGCTCTATCTGATGAGCCGGATGCTGATCGAGCAGGGCAAGAAAAAGTAG